Proteins from a single region of Sphaerochaeta globosa str. Buddy:
- a CDS encoding ABC transporter ATP-binding protein: protein MSEYAIEMRNITKTFPGVVANDMVTLQVKHQEIHALLGENGAGKSTLMSILFGSYSADSGSILLDEKPRDIKNPNVATSLGIGMVHQHFKLVQNYTVAENIVLGMEPTKGGMLDMKSARERVAKLSDQYALKVDPDALVEDITVGQQQRVEILKTLYRNANIIIFDEPTAVLTPQEVDELMDILKKLRSEGKTIVLITHKLKEIKEVADRCTVLRRGRCIGTVIVKDVSEQDLAEMMVGRAVKFEIEKPEQRVGKVMLSLQNLQVTDQSGIVRVKDLSLDVHEGEIVGIAGVDGNGQSELLGSIIGLLPLSGGAILLDGKSMGNLSIRERIQAGLGYIPEDRKKFGVVGEFSIAENTALKNYYLSPYRKRFGVLDFDAMKNEAENLIKQFDIRSAEGAQTNTGSLSGGNQQKVIVAREISLSPKVLVVAQPTRGLDVGAIEYIRKRIIAERGKGRAILLISFELDEIMNLCDRIATLSKGSIVAVNKQNEITEYEIGLMMAGSKKEAVR, encoded by the coding sequence GTGAGCGAATACGCAATAGAAATGAGGAACATCACCAAAACGTTTCCCGGAGTGGTGGCAAACGACATGGTGACCCTGCAGGTGAAGCATCAAGAAATACACGCTTTGCTGGGTGAGAACGGTGCAGGCAAGTCGACTCTGATGTCCATATTGTTTGGATCGTACAGTGCTGACAGCGGGTCCATTCTTCTCGATGAAAAGCCTAGGGATATCAAGAATCCGAATGTGGCTACCAGTCTGGGAATAGGGATGGTGCACCAACATTTCAAACTGGTGCAGAATTACACGGTTGCCGAAAATATAGTATTGGGCATGGAACCCACGAAGGGTGGGATGCTCGACATGAAAAGTGCCAGAGAGCGCGTGGCCAAACTCAGTGACCAGTACGCATTGAAAGTAGACCCTGACGCATTGGTGGAAGATATTACCGTGGGGCAGCAGCAACGTGTAGAGATCCTGAAAACGCTCTACCGTAATGCAAACATCATTATCTTTGACGAACCTACCGCTGTATTGACTCCCCAAGAGGTTGATGAGTTGATGGACATCCTCAAGAAGCTTCGGTCCGAGGGAAAGACCATAGTGCTTATCACCCACAAGCTGAAAGAGATCAAGGAAGTCGCCGATCGCTGTACGGTGCTGCGTCGCGGACGTTGCATCGGAACTGTCATAGTCAAGGATGTCAGTGAACAAGACCTTGCTGAAATGATGGTGGGCCGAGCGGTGAAGTTTGAAATTGAGAAGCCTGAACAGCGGGTAGGCAAGGTAATGCTCAGCCTGCAGAACCTGCAGGTGACCGACCAAAGCGGCATCGTACGCGTCAAGGACCTGAGTCTTGATGTGCATGAAGGGGAGATAGTCGGTATCGCCGGTGTCGATGGTAACGGCCAAAGTGAATTATTGGGTTCCATTATCGGTCTGCTGCCCCTTTCAGGGGGGGCAATCCTTCTTGATGGCAAATCCATGGGCAACCTCTCCATCCGGGAGAGGATCCAGGCGGGCCTCGGCTATATCCCTGAAGACCGGAAGAAATTCGGGGTGGTAGGCGAATTCTCCATCGCAGAGAACACCGCACTGAAAAATTACTACCTAAGCCCCTATCGGAAGCGTTTCGGCGTGCTTGATTTTGATGCTATGAAGAACGAGGCTGAAAACCTGATCAAGCAGTTCGATATCCGCAGCGCCGAGGGAGCACAGACCAATACCGGAAGCCTGTCCGGGGGAAATCAGCAGAAGGTCATCGTAGCCAGAGAGATTTCTCTCTCCCCTAAGGTGCTGGTAGTTGCCCAACCTACCCGTGGGTTGGATGTAGGTGCAATTGAATACATCAGAAAAAGAATCATTGCCGAGAGAGGGAAAGGCAGGGCAATCCTGCTGATTTCCTTCGAGTTGGATGAGATCATGAACCTCTGTGACCGCATTGCAACCCTCAGCAAGGGGAGCATCGTAGCGGTAAACAAACAGAATGAAATTACTGAATACGAAATAGGCCTGATGATGGCTGGTTCGAAGAAGGAGGCAGTACGATGA
- a CDS encoding ABC transporter permease produces MKLTRQKLIQSDGAVSVLVVVLGFLVGTILVALVGKNPLNMYKALFQALSGYNIDNGRMNIRYIAETLNYSVPFILCGLSMGFAKRVGLFNIGGEGQYIMGLTIAQAIALLGPQVPVLHWLLAILGAIVIGSLWGGVVGILKAKYEVSEVVSTIMLNYVALYLSRIICLQLPGATTYKTANFPETALIGNTFFQKITNNSLLNNGIFMMVIAVLVYWFIMEKTSLGYGMRATGFNKEAARASGIPVVRSISISMAISGAFAGLAGGIVALGSFKYGRVLSGMDNYGFDGIAVALVGNCTALGTTLAGFLFGLLKNSQALMQGKQIPKEITFIIQGLIVIFIALRSALKLYQEYLDKKQLQKEVGIK; encoded by the coding sequence ATGAAACTTACTCGTCAAAAACTCATCCAATCGGATGGTGCTGTCTCGGTTCTTGTCGTAGTGCTTGGTTTTCTTGTCGGTACCATTTTGGTCGCGCTGGTGGGAAAGAACCCCTTGAACATGTACAAGGCACTCTTTCAGGCATTAAGCGGGTATAACATCGACAATGGACGGATGAATATCCGTTACATTGCAGAGACGTTGAACTATTCAGTTCCCTTTATACTCTGCGGTCTTTCGATGGGCTTTGCAAAGCGGGTAGGTCTGTTCAACATCGGTGGAGAAGGCCAGTACATCATGGGTCTGACCATCGCCCAGGCAATAGCATTGCTTGGGCCCCAGGTTCCTGTATTGCATTGGCTGCTGGCCATCCTGGGTGCCATCGTAATCGGTTCTCTCTGGGGTGGGGTTGTAGGCATCCTCAAAGCCAAATATGAAGTGAGTGAAGTGGTTTCCACCATCATGCTCAACTATGTGGCTCTCTACCTGAGTCGTATCATCTGCCTGCAATTGCCGGGTGCCACCACCTACAAGACGGCCAACTTTCCCGAGACGGCTTTGATCGGCAATACCTTCTTCCAAAAAATTACCAACAATTCCCTTTTGAACAACGGCATTTTCATGATGGTCATTGCGGTATTGGTCTATTGGTTCATCATGGAGAAAACCAGCCTCGGCTATGGTATGCGGGCCACCGGTTTCAATAAGGAGGCTGCAAGGGCCAGCGGAATTCCGGTTGTCAGATCCATCTCGATTTCCATGGCCATCAGCGGCGCCTTTGCAGGTCTGGCAGGCGGAATCGTCGCCCTTGGCTCCTTTAAGTATGGACGGGTTCTCTCGGGCATGGACAATTACGGCTTTGACGGTATTGCCGTTGCCTTGGTCGGTAACTGTACGGCTCTGGGAACAACCTTGGCAGGTTTCCTGTTCGGCCTTCTGAAGAACTCCCAAGCCCTGATGCAGGGCAAGCAGATACCCAAGGAGATTACCTTCATCATCCAGGGCCTGATCGTAATTTTCATCGCCCTGCGTTCGGCTTTGAAACTCTATCAGGAGTACCTGGATAAGAAGCAGTTGCAGAAGGAGGTAGGAATCAAATGA
- a CDS encoding ABC transporter permease: MSMLWGMLPSILMIVAPILITAIGGMICEKAGVVNIALEGLMAIGACTAASAHVLMESAGMNPNLSLFLALALGFVVGGLFSLVHAVAAINLNADQTISGTGINLLANGVTIFASQILFSADRTREFRMGMQTDALGIYPTAYIAIAVVLFSWFLLYKIPFGVHLRACGEHPGAAESVGINVKKMRYFAVIASGVLAGLAGGCVVLTQTIQYTSNTINGRGFIALAAVSFGRWRPLGVTGAAFLFGAAQAFAIIANNFPALRVLPSEVFNILPYVVTLAALVLFSGKNYAPSAAGKAYEKGAS, encoded by the coding sequence ATGAGTATGCTATGGGGAATGCTTCCTTCAATTTTGATGATCGTCGCCCCGATTCTCATCACCGCCATCGGCGGCATGATTTGTGAGAAGGCGGGCGTCGTAAATATTGCACTCGAAGGACTGATGGCCATCGGTGCTTGCACTGCGGCTTCCGCCCATGTCCTGATGGAGAGCGCGGGAATGAATCCCAACCTTTCGCTTTTCCTGGCCTTGGCATTGGGCTTTGTCGTCGGCGGTCTCTTTTCGTTGGTACATGCGGTTGCCGCCATCAACCTGAATGCCGACCAGACCATAAGCGGCACGGGTATTAACCTATTGGCCAACGGGGTGACCATTTTCGCAAGCCAGATTCTTTTCAGTGCCGACCGAACCCGTGAGTTCCGCATGGGTATGCAGACTGACGCTCTGGGTATCTATCCCACGGCGTATATTGCCATTGCGGTGGTGCTTTTCTCTTGGTTTCTGCTCTATAAGATTCCTTTCGGGGTGCACCTCAGGGCATGCGGAGAACATCCGGGAGCAGCGGAGAGTGTGGGCATCAACGTCAAGAAGATGCGCTACTTTGCCGTCATCGCCAGCGGAGTGTTGGCCGGTCTTGCCGGTGGATGCGTCGTCCTTACCCAAACCATCCAATATACTTCAAACACCATCAACGGTCGTGGTTTCATCGCGTTGGCTGCCGTTTCATTCGGTAGGTGGAGACCCCTCGGGGTTACTGGGGCTGCTTTCCTGTTTGGAGCCGCCCAGGCGTTTGCCATTATTGCAAACAACTTCCCCGCCCTCAGGGTTCTTCCCTCGGAGGTGTTCAACATTCTTCCTTATGTAGTCACGCTTGCCGCCTTGGTGCTTTTCAGCGGCAAGAATTATGCACCCAGCGCTGCCGGTAAAGCGTATGAGAAGGGGGCCAGCTGA
- the deoD gene encoding purine-nucleoside phosphorylase → MTPHNRADKADIAPVVLAPGDPLRAKLVAEHFLSDARLVTDVRNMLGYTGFFKGQKVTVMATGMGGPSIGIYSYELFTTYDVKAIIRIGTCGGLQKQIGIGDLVCAMTASTDSAWAHQYNLKGTLSPCCDSELLFKAVDQAKQLGYPCHAGMVFSSDLFSSYNALGQESWKAWARMGALAQDMETYALYATAAWTAKRALSLLTMTDSCVSGEGFGPEMRSKGLFPMIEVALGVALEV, encoded by the coding sequence ATGACACCCCACAATCGTGCAGATAAGGCAGATATTGCTCCTGTTGTCCTCGCCCCAGGCGATCCGCTTCGTGCCAAGTTGGTTGCAGAACACTTCCTCAGTGATGCACGCCTTGTCACTGATGTAAGAAATATGTTGGGCTATACCGGTTTTTTCAAGGGACAAAAGGTCACAGTGATGGCAACCGGCATGGGCGGTCCCTCGATCGGCATCTACAGCTATGAACTGTTCACCACCTACGATGTGAAGGCGATCATCCGCATCGGTACCTGCGGAGGTCTGCAAAAACAGATCGGGATAGGGGATTTGGTCTGTGCCATGACTGCCAGCACTGATTCGGCTTGGGCCCATCAATACAACCTGAAGGGAACACTCAGTCCCTGCTGTGACAGTGAATTGCTGTTCAAAGCCGTTGACCAGGCAAAACAATTAGGATATCCCTGTCATGCAGGCATGGTATTCTCCAGCGACCTGTTCTCCTCCTACAATGCCTTGGGACAGGAGAGTTGGAAGGCTTGGGCACGCATGGGTGCTCTTGCCCAGGATATGGAGACCTATGCCCTTTATGCAACTGCGGCTTGGACGGCGAAGCGCGCCCTTTCGCTTTTGACTATGACCGACAGCTGTGTAAGCGGGGAAGGTTTTGGCCCCGAAATGCGGAGCAAGGGTCTGTTTCCCATGATTGAAGTTGCCCTGGGCGTTGCGTTGGAGGTATAG
- a CDS encoding nitroreductase family protein encodes MDFLEAMQHRFACKQYDRQRMLEELEIHTILEYGRLTPTSFGLELWSFHVVKSFQKKEALFHACFDQESVRTSAVTVAVLVRTAAFANPDGDLVHTRGKRFPDPLPVFIDDYRPYYEFLKSEGRLDCWLRSQGYLAIANMMTGSAAMGIQSCAIEGFDEKKVLRVLDANADQWQVSLLATFGYPAEQERPKIRESLDELVVYH; translated from the coding sequence ATGGATTTTCTAGAGGCCATGCAGCATCGGTTTGCCTGTAAGCAGTACGACCGACAGCGAATGCTTGAAGAGCTTGAGATTCATACGATTCTTGAGTACGGAAGGCTCACTCCCACTTCCTTCGGTCTTGAGCTTTGGTCCTTTCATGTCGTAAAAAGTTTCCAGAAAAAAGAGGCGTTGTTTCATGCCTGTTTTGACCAGGAATCGGTCAGAACCAGTGCAGTAACCGTTGCAGTTTTGGTACGTACCGCTGCCTTTGCCAATCCTGATGGAGATCTGGTGCATACCCGCGGTAAGCGATTTCCCGATCCCTTGCCGGTATTCATCGATGATTATCGCCCCTATTACGAGTTTCTCAAATCAGAAGGAAGGCTCGACTGCTGGCTTAGGAGCCAAGGGTATTTGGCCATTGCAAACATGATGACCGGTTCCGCCGCCATGGGTATCCAAAGCTGTGCAATTGAAGGCTTCGACGAGAAGAAGGTGCTCAGGGTTTTGGATGCGAATGCCGATCAGTGGCAGGTCTCCTTGCTGGCAACCTTCGGCTACCCTGCAGAACAGGAGCGGCCGAAGATTCGTGAAAGTTTGGATGAACTGGTTGTCTACCATTGA
- a CDS encoding nucleoside hydrolase, with protein sequence MERIILDVDTGLDDAVALFLAAGLEEISIEAVIATAGNVGLDKTVENTLNVLETAGIRCPVYKGADKPLVRKPIEAGDFHGKTGLDGPVFAPRQFQQAQDKDGIEELIKLVKANPHQLSIVSVGPLTDLALAFEQDPSVARLCKQIIIMGGSFSRGNVTESAEFNTFADPEAAERVFSSGAKMVLFPLDCTRQVTLSRNRLSDFQTRKGLSNAVFCACMESYTANYTKRGQGEPQMHDPLCVAYLVDPSKVETEYCTVSVDIKEGPTYGKTTKVATISENGVLIAKRIDIPWFWTLVERALANLP encoded by the coding sequence ATGGAACGGATTATTTTGGATGTCGACACAGGCTTGGATGATGCAGTAGCCCTGTTTCTCGCCGCAGGGTTGGAAGAGATCAGCATTGAGGCAGTCATTGCGACAGCTGGCAATGTCGGTTTGGACAAGACAGTGGAAAATACCTTGAATGTCCTGGAAACGGCAGGAATACGATGCCCTGTGTACAAGGGAGCGGACAAGCCTTTGGTACGAAAGCCGATAGAAGCCGGTGATTTCCATGGAAAAACAGGCCTCGATGGCCCGGTGTTTGCACCAAGGCAGTTCCAGCAGGCGCAAGACAAAGACGGCATTGAAGAGCTCATCAAGTTGGTGAAAGCCAATCCCCATCAACTCAGCATCGTCAGTGTAGGTCCCCTCACCGATCTGGCTCTCGCTTTTGAACAGGACCCTTCGGTGGCAAGACTTTGCAAACAAATAATCATCATGGGAGGGTCGTTCAGTCGGGGCAATGTCACAGAAAGTGCAGAATTCAACACCTTTGCCGATCCCGAGGCAGCCGAACGTGTTTTCTCATCCGGTGCGAAAATGGTGCTCTTTCCCTTGGACTGCACCCGTCAAGTCACCCTCAGCCGAAATCGCCTCTCTGATTTCCAAACCAGAAAAGGATTGAGCAACGCAGTATTCTGTGCCTGCATGGAAAGTTATACCGCCAACTACACAAAACGGGGACAGGGAGAGCCGCAGATGCACGATCCTTTGTGCGTAGCGTACCTAGTCGATCCATCCAAGGTGGAAACTGAGTATTGCACGGTTTCTGTGGACATCAAGGAAGGTCCTACCTACGGAAAAACAACCAAAGTTGCCACCATATCGGAAAATGGCGTCTTGATTGCCAAACGAATCGACATCCCTTGGTTTTGGACCTTGGTCGAGCGTGCCCTGGCCAATCTTCCCTAA
- a CDS encoding alpha/beta hydrolase yields the protein MRIIQIAVGPNQVPLTGYLQDITSDGGIRNIRPSVVICPGGAYRYRSERERDPVALHFLNMSYNVFILDYSVQEEAKNLNPLLEASDALIKIREHALAWMCDPTRIAIIGFSAGGHLAASLAILHNHEMVVSRQTIKDENNRPDAAILCYPVISGGEYAHKESLEWVSGGDEKLRTLFSLENQVTASTSPMFIWHTVTDASVPVENSMQLALSLRREQVPFELHLFEQGSHGLSMCTQEVGTPHPACRQWVDLASTWLNSRFHHTL from the coding sequence ATGAGAATCATACAAATTGCAGTAGGGCCGAATCAGGTTCCTCTAACCGGGTATTTACAGGACATCACCAGCGATGGGGGGATTCGCAACATCAGGCCGTCGGTTGTCATTTGCCCGGGAGGGGCGTATCGGTACCGTTCCGAGCGTGAACGCGATCCGGTTGCGCTTCACTTCTTGAACATGAGTTACAATGTCTTTATTCTCGACTACTCGGTACAGGAAGAAGCGAAGAATCTCAATCCGCTGCTCGAGGCAAGTGATGCCCTGATCAAGATTCGTGAACACGCACTAGCCTGGATGTGCGACCCCACCCGTATCGCCATCATCGGCTTCAGTGCAGGCGGCCACTTGGCGGCTTCGCTTGCCATCCTGCACAACCACGAGATGGTTGTCAGCAGGCAGACGATCAAGGACGAGAACAACCGCCCTGACGCAGCGATCCTTTGTTATCCAGTGATCAGCGGTGGTGAATATGCCCATAAAGAGAGCTTGGAGTGGGTAAGCGGTGGGGACGAGAAGCTTCGCACCCTTTTCAGCCTGGAGAACCAAGTGACTGCATCCACCAGCCCGATGTTTATCTGGCATACGGTTACCGATGCCTCGGTTCCGGTGGAAAACAGCATGCAGCTCGCTCTCAGTTTGAGACGCGAGCAGGTGCCGTTCGAATTGCATCTCTTTGAACAGGGAAGTCATGGACTGTCCATGTGCACACAAGAGGTAGGAACTCCCCATCCCGCGTGCAGACAGTGGGTGGACTTGGCCTCTACGTGGCTGAACAGTCGTTTCCACCACACCTTATAG
- a CDS encoding FAD-dependent oxidoreductase, with protein MDMYDVVIVGSGPAGMGAAFTLIQKRPDLKILMIDREKVSTGGMRNDCKMNFTYPIGFPVEYWTQEVAEHYLKEVIDFLKPSFLDKSNIGVYQKRAERLGCTLLEIKQTHLGTDGGLLLIKELLARLSEAGVDLSLGEAMESVNAEAQFIVTEKREIGYKKLLVAPGRKGFHFLQDLMRSLSIPFIDNIVDIGLRVETRIEHYPIVRDYYDPKFYFPEKVRTFCTNSGNAHVVRERYATNRGDQWYSVNGHAFAPDARHDNGLVNFAILKTVRFTAPLASGQAFAENLGLQAALMGGGQPLMQRVGDFRLGSRSKEASFSGDLYDFEPTLRTCCPGDISLAIPAKILRAIWKAMKNLDTIVPGLLHPSTIMYYPEIKLYANKPAYLDEYFRVKEDIWFAGDGAGTSRGITGAWASGIRSAEGMLAAL; from the coding sequence ATGGACATGTATGATGTTGTCATTGTAGGAAGCGGACCGGCTGGCATGGGAGCCGCCTTCACACTCATCCAAAAGCGACCGGATCTAAAAATCCTGATGATCGACCGCGAGAAGGTTTCGACCGGCGGTATGCGCAATGACTGTAAAATGAACTTCACCTACCCAATTGGGTTTCCTGTAGAATATTGGACACAAGAGGTTGCTGAACACTACCTCAAAGAGGTTATCGATTTCCTTAAACCTTCCTTCTTGGACAAATCGAATATCGGTGTTTACCAGAAGCGTGCAGAACGATTGGGTTGTACACTTTTGGAGATCAAGCAAACCCACTTGGGTACAGACGGCGGCCTGCTTTTGATCAAAGAACTCCTTGCCAGGCTCTCAGAAGCCGGAGTGGACCTTTCCCTAGGCGAAGCAATGGAAAGTGTGAATGCAGAAGCTCAGTTCATTGTAACGGAAAAACGGGAGATCGGTTATAAGAAACTCTTGGTCGCCCCGGGAAGAAAAGGCTTTCACTTCCTGCAGGACCTGATGCGGTCTCTCTCCATTCCCTTCATCGACAATATTGTGGACATCGGACTTCGGGTGGAAACCAGAATCGAGCACTACCCCATCGTCCGTGACTATTATGACCCGAAGTTCTACTTCCCCGAAAAGGTCAGAACCTTTTGTACCAACAGCGGCAACGCCCACGTGGTACGTGAACGCTATGCAACCAACCGCGGCGACCAATGGTACTCAGTCAACGGCCATGCCTTCGCCCCTGACGCCCGTCATGACAATGGACTGGTAAACTTTGCGATCCTCAAGACTGTCCGTTTCACCGCCCCCTTGGCAAGCGGCCAGGCTTTTGCAGAAAACCTGGGCCTTCAGGCGGCTCTCATGGGTGGCGGTCAGCCGCTTATGCAACGCGTCGGAGACTTCCGTCTAGGATCACGCAGCAAGGAAGCAAGCTTCAGCGGCGACCTGTATGACTTTGAACCCACCCTTCGCACCTGTTGCCCCGGTGATATCTCTCTAGCCATTCCGGCAAAAATCCTCAGGGCGATTTGGAAGGCGATGAAGAACCTGGACACCATCGTCCCGGGTTTGCTTCACCCTTCAACCATCATGTACTACCCCGAGATCAAGCTGTATGCAAACAAACCAGCCTACCTCGATGAGTACTTCCGTGTCAAAGAGGATATCTGGTTTGCAGGTGATGGAGCCGGCACCAGCCGCGGTATCACCGGGGCATGGGCCAGCGGAATCAGGTCGGCAGAGGGTATGCTCGCCGCCCTATAA
- a CDS encoding N-acyl-D-amino-acid deacylase family protein, which produces MVVFSNATVVDGTSFTPFKADVLVEHGLIEAILPPLSAQSESMLDCSNRVLCPGFVDIHGHSDLEVLRNPSMRPKIGQGITTEVAGNCGIGVFPAEAGNPFLAELTGDVLGRYPKVGWPSFTSYLDTMRQTGSGTNMAFLQAHSTLRSLALGGNPNRLATDSEVKRMCLYLQQSLQEGCIGLSSGLYYAPCLFADRKELLALLSVVKSFDRLFCVHMRCEGSDILSSIEEVLDLARESGVKLQISHLKVIGRKNQYLVPSMLALIEQARQQGVDVQFDQYPYEYGSTSLFSLLPPPYLRLNRGELKKVLACKQERSSIKTMMELGQGWDSIASLCGWDAIKVLVLQSNPRYEGKSIAEIACEREQDPYEAFFDLLAEEEGSALMTDVTQSQDSIKRILSHPLMCFGTDALYAGKKAHPRSYQAALHLLDRYWKQEPVLSLEQLIAKMTSCGAKRLGLSDRGMIAKGYRADLVLFDPIGLCDRSNEAHPETPACGLDLVMVNGVIALQNGRYTDSTSGQILLA; this is translated from the coding sequence ATGGTTGTGTTCTCCAATGCAACGGTGGTGGATGGCACCTCTTTTACCCCCTTCAAGGCTGATGTGCTTGTTGAGCATGGCCTTATAGAAGCAATTCTGCCGCCTTTGAGCGCACAATCTGAGAGTATGCTCGATTGTTCGAATCGCGTGTTGTGTCCGGGGTTTGTGGACATCCACGGTCATAGCGATCTCGAAGTACTGAGAAACCCCTCCATGAGGCCGAAGATCGGGCAGGGTATTACCACCGAGGTGGCAGGCAACTGCGGCATCGGGGTGTTTCCCGCCGAAGCGGGCAATCCCTTTCTGGCTGAACTCACCGGTGATGTCCTGGGCCGCTACCCGAAGGTCGGATGGCCTTCCTTTACGTCCTACCTCGATACGATGAGGCAGACAGGTAGCGGCACGAACATGGCTTTTTTGCAGGCACACAGCACACTGCGAAGTCTTGCTTTGGGGGGCAATCCAAACCGCCTTGCCACCGATTCAGAAGTCAAGCGCATGTGTCTGTATCTCCAACAGAGTTTACAGGAGGGGTGTATCGGCCTTTCCAGCGGCCTCTACTATGCTCCATGCCTGTTCGCCGACCGCAAGGAGTTGCTTGCGTTGCTTTCTGTTGTGAAGTCTTTCGACCGGCTCTTTTGCGTGCATATGCGTTGCGAAGGTTCCGACATCCTTTCCAGCATTGAAGAGGTCCTGGACCTTGCCCGCGAAAGTGGGGTGAAGCTTCAGATCAGCCATTTGAAGGTGATAGGAAGGAAAAACCAGTATCTGGTTCCTTCCATGCTTGCTCTCATCGAACAAGCCCGCCAACAGGGTGTGGATGTCCAATTCGACCAATATCCCTATGAGTACGGATCGACCAGCCTCTTCAGCCTGCTTCCTCCTCCCTACCTGAGGCTGAACAGGGGTGAGCTTAAGAAGGTACTTGCTTGCAAGCAGGAGCGATCCTCCATCAAGACAATGATGGAGCTCGGACAGGGGTGGGACAGTATTGCCTCACTGTGCGGGTGGGATGCCATCAAGGTATTGGTGCTGCAAAGCAATCCCCGCTACGAGGGAAAAAGCATAGCTGAAATTGCCTGCGAGCGTGAGCAGGATCCCTATGAGGCTTTCTTTGACCTGCTTGCCGAGGAAGAGGGATCGGCCTTGATGACCGACGTGACCCAAAGTCAGGATTCTATCAAACGAATTCTCTCCCATCCTTTGATGTGTTTTGGAACCGATGCACTCTATGCCGGCAAGAAAGCCCATCCGAGAAGCTACCAGGCCGCCTTGCATCTGCTTGACCGGTATTGGAAACAGGAGCCGGTTCTCAGTCTTGAGCAACTTATCGCAAAAATGACCAGTTGTGGTGCAAAGCGCTTGGGCCTGTCCGACCGAGGCATGATAGCCAAGGGCTATAGGGCCGATTTGGTCCTGTTCGACCCGATCGGGCTTTGCGACCGTTCAAACGAGGCTCATCCAGAGACTCCAGCCTGTGGGCTGGACCTGGTTATGGTCAATGGGGTTATTGCTTTACAGAACGGCAGGTATACCGACAGCACCAGTGGACAGATATTGCTCGCCTAA
- a CDS encoding amino acid ABC transporter ATP-binding protein, with product MEIISVANLKKEFDGLGVLKGISFTLNKGEVLSIIGPSGSGKSTLLRCLTQLEPIDGGTIEVCSKTMVRTTEEGKVSYANKETLKEVRLNLGLVFQSFNLFPHMSVLRNITEAQMHVLGRSKEEANQVGRSLLAKMGLEEKEKAYPCQLSGGQQQRVSIARALALNPDVLCFDEPTSALDPELTGEILKVIKDLAKEKMTMIVVTHEMSFARDISDRVIFMDDGLIVEEGTPQQLFNDPTNPRTKRFLNRYEQN from the coding sequence ATGGAAATCATATCAGTTGCAAACCTGAAAAAAGAGTTCGATGGACTGGGAGTGCTCAAGGGCATCTCCTTCACCCTCAACAAGGGGGAAGTCCTCTCCATCATCGGTCCCTCGGGGAGCGGAAAGAGTACCTTGCTGCGCTGTCTCACCCAGCTTGAACCCATCGACGGGGGTACCATCGAAGTCTGTTCCAAGACAATGGTGAGGACGACAGAAGAGGGCAAGGTCTCCTATGCCAACAAGGAGACCCTCAAAGAGGTGCGCCTGAACCTCGGCCTGGTCTTTCAGAGTTTCAACCTCTTCCCTCACATGAGTGTGCTGAGAAATATCACGGAAGCACAGATGCATGTCCTGGGACGCAGTAAAGAAGAAGCGAATCAGGTCGGAAGAAGCCTTTTGGCAAAAATGGGGCTGGAAGAGAAGGAAAAAGCCTACCCCTGCCAGCTCTCGGGTGGCCAACAGCAACGTGTCAGCATCGCCCGTGCCCTCGCACTCAATCCTGATGTGCTTTGCTTCGACGAGCCGACCAGTGCCCTGGACCCGGAACTGACGGGAGAAATCCTGAAGGTCATCAAGGATCTTGCCAAGGAAAAGATGACTATGATTGTTGTCACCCATGAGATGTCGTTTGCCAGGGACATATCAGACCGTGTCATCTTTATGGATGATGGGTTGATTGTAGAGGAAGGGACTCCCCAACAGCTATTCAACGACCCGACCAATCCCAGAACCAAACGCTTCCTCAACCGTTACGAGCAGAATTAG